In Fusobacterium massiliense, a single window of DNA contains:
- the ylqF gene encoding ribosome biogenesis GTPase YlqF gives MSMTQINWYPGHMKKTKDLIEENLKLIDVVLEMVDARIPLSSRNPNIATLSKGKKRIIVLNKADLVLKPELEKWKKYFKEQDLADEVVEMSAETGFNVKKLYDAIEFVSKERKEKLMKKGLKKVSTRIIVLGIPNVGKSRLINRIVGKNSAAVGNKPGFTRGKQWVRIKEGIELLDTPGILWPKFESHVVGVNLAISGAIRDEILPIEDVACEFLKKILELGKWDVLKQRYKLLDEDKDEIMEKILSSIAIRMSMLNKGSEPNVLQAAYTLLRDYRAAKLGKFCLDEII, from the coding sequence ATGTCGATGACACAGATTAACTGGTATCCAGGGCATATGAAAAAAACTAAAGATTTAATAGAAGAAAATCTAAAGTTGATAGATGTCGTTTTAGAAATGGTTGATGCAAGAATTCCTCTCTCGAGTAGAAATCCTAATATAGCAACATTATCAAAAGGGAAAAAAAGAATAATAGTCTTAAATAAAGCGGATTTAGTATTAAAACCAGAGCTAGAAAAATGGAAAAAATATTTTAAGGAGCAGGATTTAGCTGATGAAGTGGTAGAAATGAGTGCTGAGACAGGCTTTAATGTAAAGAAACTTTATGATGCTATTGAGTTTGTTTCTAAAGAAAGAAAAGAAAAGCTAATGAAAAAAGGATTGAAGAAAGTTAGCACAAGAATAATAGTTTTAGGGATTCCAAACGTTGGTAAATCAAGACTTATAAACAGAATAGTTGGTAAGAATAGTGCTGCTGTTGGTAATAAACCTGGATTTACAAGAGGTAAACAATGGGTAAGAATAAAAGAGGGGATAGAATTATTAGATACTCCTGGAATTTTATGGCCTAAATTTGAAAGTCATGTTGTCGGAGTAAATCTTGCTATAAGTGGAGCCATAAGAGATGAAATTTTACCAATAGAAGATGTTGCTTGTGAGTTTTTAAAAAAGATTCTAGAACTTGGGAAATGGGATGTGTTAAAGCAAAGGTATAAACTTTTAGATGAAGATAAAGACGAAATAATGGAAAAAATTTTATCTAGTATTGCCATTAGAATGTCTATGCTAAATAAAGGTAGTGAGCCTAATGTTTTACAGGCAGCTTATACATTACTTAGAGATTACAGAGCAGCAAAACTTGGAAAATTTTGTTTAGATGAAATTATATAA
- the rsmI gene encoding 16S rRNA (cytidine(1402)-2'-O)-methyltransferase yields the protein MLYIVATPIGNLEDMTFRAIRTLKEVDYIFAEDTRVTKKLLDHYEIKNTVYRYDEHTKQHQVANIINLLKEDKNIALVTDAGTPCISDPGYEVVDAAHKENIKVVAIPGASALTASASVAGISMRRFCFEGFLPKKKGRQTLLKELAEEKERTIVIYESPFRIEKTLRDIETFIGVREVVIVREITKIYEEILRGTTTELIEKLEKKPIKGEIVLLIEPIQKGGNKYVDDTD from the coding sequence ATGTTATATATAGTGGCAACACCTATAGGAAATTTGGAAGATATGACTTTTAGAGCCATAAGAACTTTAAAAGAAGTAGACTATATTTTTGCTGAAGATACAAGAGTTACTAAAAAACTTTTAGATCACTACGAAATAAAAAATACTGTTTATAGATATGATGAACATACAAAACAACATCAAGTAGCTAATATTATAAATTTATTAAAAGAGGATAAAAATATAGCTTTAGTTACAGATGCAGGGACACCTTGTATTTCAGATCCGGGTTATGAGGTTGTAGATGCTGCACATAAAGAAAATATAAAAGTTGTTGCAATTCCAGGAGCAAGTGCTTTAACAGCTTCTGCTTCAGTAGCTGGTATAAGTATGAGAAGATTTTGTTTTGAGGGGTTTCTTCCAAAGAAAAAAGGAAGACAAACGCTTTTGAAGGAACTTGCTGAGGAAAAAGAAAGAACAATAGTTATATATGAATCTCCTTTTAGGATTGAAAAAACTTTAAGAGATATAGAAACTTTTATAGGCGTAAGAGAAGTAGTAATTGTTAGAGAAATAACAAAAATTTATGAAGAAATTTTGAGAGGAACTACAACAGAATTAATAGAAAAATTAGAAAAGAAACCTATAAAAGGAGAAATTGTATTGTTAATAGAGCCAATACAAAAAGGAGGAAACAAGTATGTCGATGACACAGATTAA
- a CDS encoding S41 family peptidase, whose product MKLELKKVVAVMMLTLFSSSVAKDTDRTGFLYNLRELKEISDIMDLIQESYVENANAQKQREEKEEKVDGQNKKTNKKKNDIKNTTEPKKPSVLTRRSLMQGAIKGMVESLDDPHSTYFTKEELKSFQEDIKGKYVGVGMVIQKKANEPIVVVSPIEDGPAYKVGVKPKDKITEIDGKSTYSLTSEESTKRLKGKANTTVKIKVFREINNTTKVFEIKREVIELKYVKSKMLESHIGYLRLTQFGDNVYDDMKKALEGLQAKGMKALVLDLRSNPGGELSQSVKIASMFIQNGRIVSTKQRKEKEKVYMREGKYFGEFPMVVLVNGGSASASEIVSGALKDHKRATLVGEKTFGKGSVQTLLPLPDGDGLKITIAKYYTPNDISIDGTGIEPDVKIEDKEYYLISDSMITNVNEKEQKENKKELIKSAKGEKAAEEVDKHKDIQLESAKGILKALLLKEGK is encoded by the coding sequence GTGAAATTAGAATTAAAAAAAGTAGTAGCCGTAATGATGCTAACACTTTTCTCTTCATCTGTTGCAAAGGATACAGATAGAACAGGTTTTTTATATAATTTAAGAGAGTTAAAAGAAATATCAGATATTATGGATTTAATTCAAGAAAGTTATGTTGAGAATGCTAATGCACAAAAACAAAGAGAGGAAAAAGAAGAAAAAGTTGATGGCCAAAATAAAAAAACAAATAAAAAGAAGAATGATATAAAAAATACAACAGAACCTAAAAAACCTAGTGTTTTAACTAGAAGATCTCTTATGCAAGGTGCTATAAAAGGTATGGTAGAATCTTTAGATGATCCTCATTCAACATATTTTACAAAAGAGGAATTAAAAAGTTTTCAAGAAGATATAAAAGGAAAATATGTTGGAGTTGGAATGGTAATTCAAAAGAAGGCTAATGAGCCGATAGTTGTTGTTTCTCCAATAGAAGATGGTCCTGCATATAAAGTAGGAGTAAAACCAAAAGATAAAATTACAGAAATAGATGGGAAATCTACATATAGTTTAACTTCAGAAGAAAGTACAAAGAGATTAAAAGGAAAAGCAAATACAACTGTAAAAATAAAAGTTTTTAGAGAAATAAATAATACAACAAAAGTTTTTGAAATAAAAAGAGAAGTCATAGAATTAAAATATGTTAAGAGCAAAATGCTAGAATCACATATAGGTTATTTAAGATTAACTCAGTTTGGAGATAATGTTTATGATGACATGAAAAAAGCTCTAGAAGGATTGCAGGCAAAAGGAATGAAAGCTCTTGTTTTAGATTTGAGAAGTAATCCTGGTGGAGAGTTAAGTCAATCTGTAAAAATAGCTTCTATGTTTATTCAAAATGGAAGAATAGTTAGCACAAAACAAAGAAAAGAAAAAGAAAAAGTTTATATGAGAGAAGGAAAGTATTTTGGAGAATTTCCAATGGTTGTATTAGTAAATGGAGGTAGTGCTTCTGCTTCTGAAATTGTATCTGGAGCCTTGAAAGATCATAAGAGAGCCACACTTGTCGGAGAAAAAACTTTTGGAAAGGGAAGTGTTCAGACTTTATTACCTCTTCCAGATGGAGACGGATTAAAAATAACTATTGCCAAATATTATACACCAAATGACATTAGTATTGATGGAACTGGAATAGAACCAGATGTAAAAATAGAAGATAAAGAATATTATTTGATTTCCGATAGTATGATAACTAATGTCAATGAAAAAGAGCAAAAAGAAAATAAAAAAGAATTAATAAAAAGTGCCAAAGGAGAAAAGGCTGCAGAGGAAGTTGATAAACATAAAGATATTCAACTTGAATCTGCTAAAGGAATATTAAAAGCACTGCTTTTGAAAGAGGGTAAATAA
- a CDS encoding TlyA family RNA methyltransferase produces the protein MEKSLKKKMRLDEYLCLKDYFENIEFAKRQIMVGNVIVNERKIDKPGEIISIDKIREIRIKERDIPYVSRGGLKLEKAIKEFKMDFKNKVVLDIGASTGGFTDCSLQNGASFVYAVDVGTNQLDWKLRNNLKIKSIENKHINDLEKSDLDKSIDIIVMDISFISIKKVIDKIVELMNENTEAIFLIKPQFEADKEEIEKGIVRDLDVHLKIIIEIVEHIKRMNLFLNNFTTSPIKGAKGNTEYLAKFSRDKKEIGLDEIKNIIFNLQKSIKINNEN, from the coding sequence ATGGAAAAATCTTTGAAGAAGAAAATGAGACTAGATGAATATTTATGCCTTAAAGACTATTTTGAAAATATAGAATTTGCTAAAAGGCAAATAATGGTAGGAAATGTAATTGTCAATGAAAGGAAAATTGATAAACCTGGAGAAATTATTTCGATTGATAAGATAAGAGAGATAAGAATAAAGGAAAGAGATATTCCCTATGTAAGTCGAGGGGGCTTAAAATTAGAAAAAGCTATAAAAGAATTTAAAATGGATTTTAAAAATAAAGTAGTCTTAGATATTGGTGCATCTACTGGAGGTTTTACGGATTGTTCACTTCAAAATGGAGCTAGTTTTGTATATGCTGTAGATGTGGGAACCAATCAGTTAGATTGGAAATTAAGAAATAATTTAAAAATAAAAAGTATAGAAAACAAACATATAAATGACTTAGAAAAGAGTGATTTAGATAAGAGTATAGATATAATTGTAATGGATATTTCGTTTATATCTATTAAGAAAGTTATAGATAAAATAGTAGAATTGATGAATGAAAATACAGAGGCAATATTTTTGATAAAACCTCAGTTTGAAGCTGATAAAGAAGAGATAGAAAAGGGGATAGTAAGAGATTTAGATGTTCATTTAAAAATTATAATAGAAATTGTTGAACATATAAAGAGGATGAATTTGTTTCTAAACAATTTCACTACTTCTCCTATAAAAGGAGCTAAAGGAAATACAGAATATTTAGCTAAATTTTCTAGAGATAAAAAAGAGATTGGACTAGATGAGATAAAAAATATTATTTTTAATTTACAAAAAAGTATAAAAATAAATAATGAAAATTAG
- a CDS encoding HD domain-containing protein gives MLVKNEKSKKFIDKLLNYKDVKNLELCDDQGVKVTTHTYDVLNISRKKILGRYKTFDNAKEKIDFFVITVGIIIHDISKSSLKRNDENLSHSQMMIKNPEYILKEVYQVLALIEKQINHKLKKEIKRNIGHIVLSHHGKWGKIQPETEEAEIVYLADMESAKYHRINPIQANDILKYTVKGLGLKQIAEKLDCSESVIKDRIKRAKSEVKVKTFAELVELFKEKGRVPIGDKFFVLRSEETKKLKKYVDEKGFYNLFMQNPLMEYMIDGKIFEEENETR, from the coding sequence ATGCTAGTGAAGAACGAAAAATCTAAAAAATTTATTGATAAACTCTTAAATTACAAAGATGTAAAAAATCTTGAGTTATGTGATGATCAAGGAGTTAAAGTTACTACACACACATATGATGTGTTGAATATCTCTAGAAAAAAGATTTTAGGGAGATATAAAACATTTGATAATGCAAAAGAAAAGATAGATTTCTTTGTGATAACTGTTGGGATAATAATACATGATATAAGTAAATCTAGTTTGAAGAGAAATGATGAAAACTTATCTCATTCTCAAATGATGATAAAAAATCCAGAATATATTTTAAAAGAAGTATATCAAGTATTAGCTTTGATAGAGAAACAAATAAATCATAAGTTAAAAAAAGAAATAAAGAGAAATATAGGTCATATTGTTTTATCTCATCATGGAAAATGGGGAAAAATTCAACCAGAAACTGAAGAAGCAGAAATAGTTTATTTAGCTGATATGGAGTCAGCTAAGTACCATAGAATAAATCCTATACAAGCTAATGATATTTTGAAATATACAGTAAAAGGATTAGGGCTGAAACAAATTGCAGAAAAATTGGATTGCTCTGAAAGTGTTATAAAAGACAGGATAAAAAGGGCAAAATCAGAAGTTAAAGTAAAAACTTTTGCAGAACTTGTAGAACTTTTTAAAGAGAAGGGAAGAGTTCCAATAGGAGATAAATTCTTTGTATTGAGATCTGAAGAAACAAAAAAATTAAAAAAATATGTGGATGAGAAAGGTTTTTATAATCTTTTTATGCAAAATCCACTTATGGAGTATATGATAGATGGAAAAATCTTTGAAGAAGAAAATGAGACTAGATGA
- the dxs gene encoding 1-deoxy-D-xylulose-5-phosphate synthase — translation MNTELINRCEEIRKKLIDVTSKNGGHLGPNLGVVELTVCLNEVFNFKEDILLFDVGHQAYVYKILTDRGDKIETLRKRHGLSPFQDPSESSYDHFISGHAGTALPAAVGFAMANPDKKVIVIVGDASVSNGHSLEALNYIGSKKLENLIIIINDNEMSIGENIGFISKFLKRVISSGTYQNFKSEIKVFFEKINAIRVKKTLGRLENSLKNYVTPLYVVENFGFKFFSLADGHNISSLISLFEKAKIQRKPTILLVKTEKGKGYCFAEANKEKFHGISPFDIETGNTYKKNKTYSEVFGEKILKIAKEDNDIYALSAAMIKGTGLGEFSKELPNRCIDTGIAEGFLVTFAAGLAKSGKKPYVCVYSTFIQRAVSQIIHDVSIQNLPVKFIIDRSGIVGEDGKTHNGFYDMSIFLTLQNFTVLCPTTAKELEQALDISKNFNSPLVIRIPKDNVFDLEEENRLEIGKWKEIKKGSKNLFIVTGTMLKELLTIYDELKSKGIEGTIVSAASVRPLDEEYLLNYIREYDNVYVLEESYMRNSFGTSILEFLNDNGINKIIHRICLKNAIIPHGKREELLEEEGLKGKSLIERIEELFYASEERKI, via the coding sequence ATGAATACTGAACTTATCAATAGATGTGAAGAAATAAGAAAAAAGTTGATAGATGTTACAAGTAAAAATGGAGGACATTTAGGACCAAATTTAGGTGTAGTTGAATTAACTGTATGTTTGAATGAGGTTTTTAATTTTAAAGAAGATATTTTACTCTTTGATGTTGGTCATCAAGCTTATGTTTATAAGATTTTAACTGATAGGGGAGATAAAATAGAAACTTTAAGGAAAAGACATGGATTATCTCCGTTTCAAGATCCATCTGAAAGTAGTTATGATCATTTTATATCTGGACATGCAGGAACAGCCTTACCTGCTGCAGTCGGTTTTGCAATGGCAAATCCAGATAAAAAAGTTATAGTTATTGTAGGGGATGCTTCGGTATCAAATGGACATTCTTTAGAAGCTTTAAATTATATTGGTTCTAAAAAGCTTGAAAACCTAATAATTATCATAAATGATAATGAGATGTCTATCGGAGAGAATATTGGGTTTATATCAAAATTTTTAAAAAGAGTCATATCAAGTGGAACATATCAAAATTTTAAATCAGAAATAAAAGTATTTTTTGAAAAAATAAATGCTATTAGAGTTAAAAAAACCTTAGGAAGACTTGAGAATTCCTTAAAGAATTATGTGACACCACTTTATGTTGTAGAAAATTTTGGATTTAAATTTTTTAGTTTAGCAGATGGACATAATATAAGTTCATTAATTTCACTTTTTGAAAAAGCAAAAATTCAAAGAAAACCTACAATTTTATTGGTAAAGACCGAAAAAGGAAAAGGGTATTGTTTTGCAGAAGCGAACAAAGAAAAATTTCATGGGATTTCTCCATTTGATATAGAAACGGGAAATACCTATAAAAAAAATAAAACTTATTCTGAAGTTTTTGGAGAAAAAATACTAAAAATAGCAAAAGAAGACAATGACATATATGCACTTTCAGCAGCAATGATTAAAGGAACAGGTTTAGGAGAGTTCTCAAAGGAGCTTCCTAATAGATGTATAGATACAGGAATAGCAGAAGGTTTTTTAGTGACTTTTGCTGCTGGACTTGCTAAATCAGGTAAAAAACCTTATGTATGTGTGTATTCAACTTTTATTCAAAGAGCAGTAAGTCAAATAATACATGATGTATCAATACAAAATTTACCTGTTAAATTTATAATTGATAGAAGCGGAATAGTAGGAGAAGATGGAAAAACTCATAATGGGTTTTACGATATGTCTATATTTTTAACACTTCAAAATTTTACAGTTTTATGCCCAACTACTGCAAAAGAATTAGAACAGGCGCTAGATATATCTAAAAACTTTAATTCTCCTTTAGTAATAAGAATACCTAAAGATAATGTGTTTGATTTAGAAGAAGAAAATAGACTAGAAATTGGAAAATGGAAAGAAATAAAAAAAGGAAGTAAAAATTTATTTATTGTAACAGGAACGATGTTGAAGGAATTACTTACTATATACGATGAATTAAAGAGTAAAGGAATTGAAGGAACTATAGTAAGTGCAGCCTCTGTAAGACCTCTTGATGAAGAATATCTATTAAACTATATTAGGGAATACGATAATGTTTATGTTTTAGAAGAAAGTTATATGAGAAATTCTTTTGGAACTTCTATTCTTGAATTTTTAAATGATAATGGTATCAATAAAATTATACATAGAATTTGTCTAAAAAATGCTATTATACCACATGGAAAAAGAGAAGAATTATTGGAAGAAGAAGGACTGAAAGGAAAAAGTTTAATAGAAAGAATAGAGGAACTTTTTTATGCTAGTGAAGAACGAAAAATCTAA
- the yhbY gene encoding ribosome assembly RNA-binding protein YhbY, which translates to MNSKKRAFLKKKAHNLEPLVRIGKDGLNSNIITSILEAINSRELIKVKILQNCEEEKGVIYSKLMDIKEFEVVGIVGRTIIIFKENKENPSISLEWKNI; encoded by the coding sequence ATGAACAGTAAAAAAAGAGCTTTTTTAAAGAAAAAAGCACATAATTTAGAACCTTTAGTTAGAATAGGAAAAGATGGATTAAATTCAAATATAATAACAAGTATTTTGGAAGCGATAAATTCAAGAGAACTTATAAAAGTGAAAATTTTACAGAACTGTGAAGAAGAAAAGGGAGTTATTTATTCTAAATTGATGGATATTAAAGAGTTTGAAGTAGTTGGAATAGTTGGAAGAACTATAATTATTTTTAAAGAAAACAAAGAAAACCCTAGTATATCTTTAGAATGGAAAAATATATAA
- a CDS encoding ribonuclease J: MKENKISIEDKIKNIKNDVLDIKENKKNNKKRKSVKKNKENKNVEVLEEVSELEIIKKENKEISTKNKTKKSKKDLDKMYVIPLGGLEEVGKNCSIVQYKDEIIIIDAGAIFPDENLPGIDLVIPDYSFLENNKEKIKGLFVTHGHEDHIGGIPYLYEKIEKDTPIYSGKLTNALIKSKFENFGKKKKVPKMIEVSSRSKVNAGKYFTVEFVKVTHSIADSYCLSIKTPAGHVFFTGDFKIDLTPVDGEKVDFVRLSELGEEGVDLMLSDSTNSEVEGFTPSERSVGDAFRQEFQKASGRIIIAVFASHVHRIQQIVDIATQFKRKIAIDGRSLIKVFEIAPTVGCLNIPKNLVIPISEVEKYNDDEVVILCTGTQGEPMAALSRIAKTMHKHITLREGDTVIISSTPIPGNEKAVSTNINNILRYDVDLVFKKVAGIHVSGHGSKEEQKLMLNLINPKNFMPVHGEYRMLKAHMKSAIETGVPKDKILLTQNGDKVEVTKEYAKVNGKVTSGEVLVDGLGVGDIGSKVIKDRQQLSEDGIVIVAYSVDKKTGKILAGPEISTKGFVYYKDSEDTIKEALDLLKSKISYSETYEGRDWADLKGNMRDLLSRFFYEKLKRNPIILPMLLEI; this comes from the coding sequence ATGAAGGAGAATAAAATTAGTATAGAAGACAAAATAAAAAATATTAAAAATGATGTATTGGATATAAAAGAAAATAAAAAAAATAATAAAAAAAGAAAATCTGTCAAAAAAAATAAAGAAAATAAAAACGTAGAGGTTTTGGAAGAAGTTTCTGAGCTTGAAATAATAAAAAAAGAGAATAAAGAAATATCTACGAAAAATAAAACTAAAAAGAGTAAGAAAGATTTAGATAAAATGTATGTTATTCCTTTGGGTGGTCTTGAAGAAGTAGGTAAAAATTGTAGCATCGTTCAGTATAAAGATGAGATAATAATTATAGATGCAGGAGCAATTTTTCCTGATGAAAATTTACCAGGGATAGACTTAGTCATACCAGATTATTCTTTTTTAGAAAACAATAAAGAAAAGATAAAAGGATTATTTGTTACTCATGGACATGAAGATCATATTGGAGGAATACCTTATTTATATGAAAAAATAGAAAAGGATACTCCTATATATAGTGGTAAATTAACAAATGCACTTATAAAATCAAAATTTGAAAATTTTGGTAAAAAGAAAAAAGTTCCTAAGATGATAGAAGTATCTTCAAGAAGCAAAGTTAATGCTGGGAAATATTTTACTGTTGAATTTGTAAAAGTAACACATTCAATAGCAGATTCTTATTGTTTATCAATAAAAACACCAGCAGGTCATGTATTCTTTACAGGAGATTTTAAGATAGATTTAACTCCGGTTGATGGAGAAAAAGTTGACTTTGTAAGACTTTCTGAATTAGGGGAAGAAGGAGTAGATTTAATGCTATCTGACTCAACAAACTCTGAGGTTGAAGGATTTACTCCATCAGAAAGAAGTGTCGGAGATGCGTTTAGACAAGAATTTCAAAAAGCTAGTGGAAGAATTATTATAGCTGTTTTTGCATCACATGTGCATAGAATACAACAAATAGTAGATATAGCAACTCAATTCAAGAGAAAGATAGCTATTGATGGAAGAAGTTTAATAAAAGTTTTTGAAATAGCACCTACTGTTGGTTGCTTAAATATACCTAAAAATTTAGTGATTCCTATATCGGAAGTAGAAAAATATAATGATGATGAAGTAGTTATATTATGTACAGGAACTCAAGGGGAACCAATGGCAGCTCTTTCAAGGATAGCAAAGACTATGCATAAACACATAACATTGAGAGAAGGGGATACAGTTATTATATCTTCAACACCAATACCTGGAAATGAAAAAGCTGTTTCAACTAATATTAATAATATATTAAGATATGATGTTGACTTAGTTTTTAAGAAAGTTGCTGGAATACATGTGTCTGGTCATGGAAGTAAAGAGGAACAAAAACTTATGCTTAATTTAATAAATCCTAAGAACTTTATGCCCGTTCATGGAGAATATAGAATGCTTAAAGCACATATGAAATCAGCAATAGAAACAGGAGTTCCCAAGGATAAAATACTTTTAACTCAAAACGGAGATAAGGTAGAAGTAACAAAAGAATATGCTAAAGTAAATGGAAAAGTAACTTCAGGAGAAGTTTTAGTTGATGGACTTGGAGTAGGAGATATAGGAAGTAAAGTTATAAAAGATAGACAACAACTATCTGAAGATGGAATTGTGATTGTAGCTTATTCTGTAGATAAGAAAACTGGTAAAATTTTAGCAGGGCCTGAAATTTCAACTAAAGGTTTTGTTTATTATAAAGATTCAGAGGATACAATAAAAGAGGCTTTAGATTTGTTGAAATCAAAAATTAGTTATTCAGAAACTTACGAAGGTAGAGATTGGGCTGATTTAAAAGGAAATATGAGAGATTTATTATCGAGATTTTTCTATGAAAAATTAAAAAGAAATCCAATTATATTACCTATGTTATTAGAAATATAA
- the mrdA gene encoding penicillin-binding protein 2 has translation MKFDRRREKKPTLGEKSQEREVIFKILILLCFSILLLRLFYLQVIRGNDYSYLAERNQYKLIKIESPRGKIFDSKDRMVVTNGTGYRLIYSLGREQNLDYIREIAKLTDRTEEYISKRIKNGEIFPYSKDNVILEDLEEEKAHKIMEIANDYPYLEVQIYSKRKYLYDSVASHTIGYIKKISEKEYENLKEEGYSPRDVIGKSGIEKSYDDILRGKSGYEYIEVNALNRRQRDVDRVKTPVAGKNLYMGIDMELQQYMEEEFKKDGRSGAFIALRPSNGEIITIVSYPTYSLNMFSSQISKEDWARISNDPRKILTNKSIAGEYPPGSIFKVISAMAFLKKGIDPKEKYYDYTGYYQIGKWKWRAWKRGGHGATDMKKSLVESANPYYYKYSDQIGAEPIIRAARDFSLGEKSGIDIPGEKKGIIPDANWKKKKIKTGWFKGDTILLSIGQGYTLVTPIQIAKMYSMIANKGWAYEPHVVSKIEDLQTGKKIDIKTNITRVTDYENSYYEIINDALIATVEQVNGTTRILKNPYVKVAAKSGSAQNPHSKLTHAWVAGYFPADQEPEIVFVCLLEGAGGGGAVAGGMTRRFLNKYLEIEKGIKPVSHIPIEPRNSTISDGQNIIEEGERIGEVRNEENESRETTIGNEGE, from the coding sequence ATGAAGTTTGATAGAAGAAGAGAAAAAAAACCAACATTAGGAGAAAAAAGTCAAGAACGAGAAGTGATATTTAAAATATTAATCTTATTATGTTTTTCAATTTTACTTTTAAGACTTTTTTATTTACAAGTTATAAGAGGAAATGATTATTCATACTTAGCTGAAAGAAATCAATACAAATTAATAAAAATAGAATCTCCTAGAGGGAAAATTTTTGATTCTAAAGATAGAATGGTAGTAACTAATGGAACAGGGTATAGACTTATCTATTCCTTAGGGAGAGAGCAAAATTTAGATTATATAAGGGAAATAGCAAAGTTAACAGATAGAACAGAAGAATATATTTCAAAGAGAATAAAAAATGGAGAAATATTTCCATATTCTAAAGACAATGTTATATTGGAAGATTTAGAAGAAGAAAAAGCACATAAGATAATGGAGATAGCAAATGATTATCCTTATTTAGAAGTACAAATTTATTCTAAAAGAAAATATCTATATGATTCAGTTGCTTCTCATACTATAGGGTATATAAAAAAAATATCTGAAAAAGAATATGAAAATTTAAAAGAAGAAGGGTATAGTCCGAGAGATGTTATAGGAAAATCTGGTATAGAAAAAAGCTATGATGATATTTTAAGAGGGAAAAGTGGATACGAATATATAGAAGTAAATGCTTTAAATAGAAGGCAAAGAGATGTAGATAGAGTAAAAACTCCTGTTGCAGGGAAAAATTTGTATATGGGTATAGATATGGAATTGCAACAGTATATGGAAGAAGAATTTAAAAAAGATGGTAGAAGTGGAGCTTTTATTGCACTTAGACCATCAAATGGAGAAATAATAACTATAGTGAGTTATCCGACTTATTCTTTAAACATGTTTAGTTCACAAATTTCAAAAGAAGATTGGGCAAGAATTTCAAATGACCCAAGAAAGATTTTAACAAATAAAAGTATTGCTGGAGAATATCCACCTGGATCTATTTTTAAAGTAATTTCAGCTATGGCTTTTTTAAAAAAAGGTATAGATCCAAAAGAAAAATATTATGATTACACTGGATATTATCAAATAGGGAAATGGAAATGGAGAGCTTGGAAAAGAGGAGGCCATGGTGCAACAGATATGAAAAAATCTTTGGTTGAATCTGCTAACCCCTATTATTATAAATATTCAGATCAAATAGGGGCAGAGCCTATAATAAGAGCTGCAAGAGATTTTTCTCTAGGAGAAAAAAGTGGTATAGATATCCCAGGAGAAAAGAAGGGGATAATTCCTGATGCAAATTGGAAAAAGAAAAAAATTAAAACAGGGTGGTTTAAAGGAGATACTATACTTTTATCTATAGGTCAAGGGTATACATTAGTTACACCTATTCAAATAGCAAAGATGTACTCTATGATAGCAAATAAAGGATGGGCATATGAGCCTCATGTAGTTTCAAAAATTGAAGATTTACAAACTGGTAAAAAAATAGATATAAAAACAAATATTACAAGAGTAACGGATTATGAAAATTCATATTATGAAATAATAAATGATGCTTTAATAGCAACTGTAGAGCAAGTAAATGGGACAACTAGAATTTTAAAAAATCCATATGTAAAAGTAGCTGCAAAGAGTGGATCAGCTCAAAATCCACATTCAAAATTAACACACGCTTGGGTAGCTGGTTATTTTCCAGCTGATCAAGAACCAGAAATTGTTTTTGTGTGCTTACTTGAAGGAGCTGGAGGTGGAGGAGCTGTAGCTGGTGGAATGACAAGAAGATTTTTAAATAAATACCTTGAAATAGAAAAAGGAATAAAACCAGTATCACATATACCGATAGAACCTAGAAATTCTACTATTTCTGATGGACAAAATATAATTGAAGAAGGAGAGAGAATAGGAGAAGTGAGAAATGAAGAAAACGAGTCAAGAGAAACGACAATTGGAAATGAAGGAGAATAA